A portion of the Lolium rigidum isolate FL_2022 chromosome 1, APGP_CSIRO_Lrig_0.1, whole genome shotgun sequence genome contains these proteins:
- the LOC124683057 gene encoding uncharacterized protein LOC124683057, with the protein MQFTYYTPGCLRRNPAASTPATLQIFSVKLAEIAGGLGWPLSVYGVVAVRDVVDHNRNFLFSCDRDNSQELTQNDPFLRLIGPSRAVVYTDMVHFEIQLKVKGTTKSQDVALITEGCDYHEPFGDGPSTFCFKNCFCTMELCMQVVRITTQATILGVQVVGGGQWPFEYGARVTCSALPGKWVVTDNRLTCVTYPASGEIVMVDSKDGAMLGGSDGYLHLPRNVISVETQGRLDVKIQAYSKSGEIAAHENIRFQPKFSKISLGKCFIRGIAVVITVAWSRVAMDKRRLMALGRLACG; encoded by the exons ATGCAATTTACATACTACACACCTGGATGCCTCCGGCGCAACCCTGCAGCGTCCACTCCTGCGACCTTGCAGATATTCTCCGTCAAGCTCGCGGAAATAGCTGGTGGCCTCGGATGGCCCTTGTCCGTGTATGGTGTGGTTGCTGTCCGAGATGTCGTGGATCACAACCGCAACTTTCTCTTCTCCTGTGATAGGGACAATTCTCAAGAACTAACACAAAAT GATCCTTTTCTGCGCTTGATTGGCCCGTCTCGTGCTGTTGTGTATACAGACATGGTCCACTTTGAAATCCAATTAAAAGTAAAAGGTACAACCAAGTCTCAAGATGTGGCATTGATCACTGAAGGGTGCGATTACCACGAACCATTTGGTGATGGTCCATCTACCTTTTGCTTCAAGAATTGTTTCTGCACTATGGAGTTATGCATGCAGGTTGTTAGAATTACGACCCAGGCCACTATCTTGGGTGTCCAGGTTGTCGGAGGTGGGCAATGGCCTTTTGAATATGGTGCCCGAGTTACTTGCTCTGCACTACCTGGGAAATGGGTGGTCACTGATAATCGACTCACTTGTGTTACTTATCCCGCATCTGGGGAAATTGTGATGGTTGATTCAAAAGATGGAGCAATGCTGGGAGGTTCTGATGGTTACCTACATCTTCCAAGAAATGTTATTTCTGTAGAAACCCAAGGAAGGTTGGATGTGAAGATACAAGCCTACTCCAAATCTGGTGAAATTGCTGCGCACGAGAATATCAGGTTCCAGCCCAAGTTTAGCAAGATAAGCCTGGGAAAATGTTTCATTCGTGGCATTGCGGTGGTGATTACCGTTGCATGGTCCCGTGTTGCTATGGACAAACGTAGACTTATGGCTCTAGGGAGATTGGCTTGCGGCTGA